The following proteins are encoded in a genomic region of Hyla sarda isolate aHylSar1 chromosome 3, aHylSar1.hap1, whole genome shotgun sequence:
- the MRPL57 gene encoding ribosomal protein 63, mitochondrial, whose product MFLTNFLLRKGIPGRQWIGKYRRPREVTWNMKQSMIKRLEIEAETEYWISRPYMTKEQEFRHAAERKHKQYLELKAKQEANFPDHKYLQDHLDHLNVTKKWTMS is encoded by the coding sequence ATGTTCCTGACAAATTTCCTCCTAAGAAAGGGCATCCCTGGCCGCCAGTGGATAGGGAAATACAGGAGACCCCGAGAGGTGACGTGGAACATGAAACAGTCCATGATTAAGAGACTTGAGATAGAGGCCGAGACGGAGTACTGGATTAGTCGGCCCTATATGACCAAGGAGCAGGAGTTCCGTCACGCGGCCGAGCGTAAACACAAACAGTACCTAGAGCTGAAGGCCAAACAGGAGGCAAACTTCCCTGATCACAAATACCTGCAGGatcacctggatcacctgaacgTCACCAAGAAATGGACTATGTCTTAA